One window of the Thalassoroseus pseudoceratinae genome contains the following:
- a CDS encoding CobW family GTP-binding protein — MTRNKGARIPLNMIVGFLGSGKTTAIKKLIDHRPEGEKWSILINEFGMVSIDQAMVDSRRDGIAVEELGGGCACCTLAFVFEPLLARFIRRTKPTRLILEPSGLSHPAKVVDILRSPKFADSIELRNIICLIDPKDFEDVRWRDSAVFQDQVQLADIVVLNWMDQRDRALIDRCHEWVESFRPPKQLVVETSFGVIDPDLLDRKFNTIRFPMFADAHQLPEPIPTELPVLHSTSDDDHAAHDHQVPAPGRPLRFQNDDSRYDACGWIFHVDDIFDRDELLDLLGYVHPIVRLKGVFRCQDDWWTINRAKDLTSYAPSAYRRDSRLEIILDRKTPGWNEFEGKILECLQK; from the coding sequence ATGACTAGGAACAAGGGAGCACGAATTCCGCTCAATATGATTGTGGGGTTTCTCGGTTCCGGGAAGACAACCGCTATCAAAAAGTTGATCGACCATCGTCCGGAGGGAGAAAAATGGTCGATTCTCATCAACGAATTTGGGATGGTTTCTATCGATCAAGCGATGGTGGATTCCCGTCGGGATGGAATCGCTGTCGAGGAATTGGGAGGCGGTTGTGCGTGCTGCACGTTAGCGTTTGTATTTGAACCGTTGCTCGCGCGGTTCATTCGTCGCACGAAGCCTACCCGTCTCATCCTGGAACCCTCGGGCTTAAGTCATCCTGCCAAAGTTGTTGACATCCTTCGCAGCCCGAAGTTTGCTGATTCGATTGAACTCCGTAATATCATTTGCCTGATTGATCCTAAAGATTTTGAAGACGTGCGGTGGCGGGACTCGGCCGTCTTTCAAGATCAAGTGCAATTGGCAGATATCGTTGTTTTGAACTGGATGGATCAACGTGATCGTGCGTTGATCGACCGCTGTCACGAATGGGTCGAGAGCTTTCGGCCACCAAAACAGTTAGTCGTAGAAACGAGCTTCGGTGTGATTGATCCCGATCTGCTGGATCGAAAGTTTAATACGATCCGTTTCCCGATGTTTGCCGACGCCCATCAGTTGCCGGAACCCATTCCAACGGAACTTCCAGTTCTACATTCAACCTCCGACGACGATCACGCGGCACATGACCATCAGGTACCGGCGCCAGGCCGCCCCCTCCGCTTTCAAAATGACGACTCTCGTTATGACGCGTGCGGATGGATCTTTCATGTCGATGACATTTTTGACCGGGATGAGCTGCTTGATCTACTGGGATATGTCCACCCGATTGTCCGTTTGAAAGGTGTCTTTCGTTGTCAGGACGACTGGTGGACAATCAATCGGGCGAAGGACTTGACCAGTTATGCACCATCGGCCTATCGACGCGACAGTCGACTCGAAATTATCCTAGACCGCAAGACCCCGGGCTGGAACGAATTTGAAGGCAAGATTCTTGAATGCTTGCAAAAATAG